The nucleotide window CTTGGCTGATTTCTGTTTTGCCGTAGCCTCCAATTCTCACGGGCGGGCAGCCACTGCGATCAACGGGTCCATTTCTTTTTTCAAGGGCGTACGTTCGGGTACCCTTACCGCCACAGCACGCGAGCAATATCTGGGGAATCGGGTGGCGGGCTATCTCATGGAAGTGGTAAACGAATCAGGAACACTGATCGCCAGCCTCCAAGCACAAGTTTTCCGTACCGAAAAGACACTGGAACAGATGTTGGCGCTGCGCTCTCAAGAAGAGTCGTCCGAGTGACACTTATTCCTTGGTGTCGTGCATGGCGCGGATAGAGTCCAAGCCTTCCCAGTATTTTTCGAGTGCCTCCCTCCCTCCTGCAGTAATACGGAACTCGGTGTGGGGGATACGGCCGTTGAAGGATTTCGTTACCGACACGTAACCGGCTTTTTCCAGCTTGTCCATGTGTGATGAGAGATTGCCTTTGGTAAGATCCAGCGTGTTGAGCAGGAAATTAAAGTCAGCTTCATCTAAACCGGACAGCAACGTAAGGATACGGAGT belongs to Candidatus Hydrogenedentota bacterium and includes:
- a CDS encoding transcriptional regulator gives rise to the protein MSDLDRTIHEPARLRILTLLSGLDEADFNFLLNTLDLTKGNLSSHMDKLEKAGYVSVTKSFNGRIPHTEFRITAGGREALEKYWEGLDSIRAMHDTKE
- a CDS encoding PaaI family thioesterase, which encodes MDSTLVEYFKGDQLAATLGIKIEEVKPGYAVVSMPIQKMHMNGMGVVHGGALFALADFCFAVASNSHGRAATAINGSISFFKGVRSGTLTATAREQYLGNRVAGYLMEVVNESGTLIASLQAQVFRTEKTLEQMLALRSQEESSE